Part of the Candidatus Nezhaarchaeota archaeon genome, GACAGGGGGATGTACAAGGAGACAGACGAGCCTGAGCCGGCGAACTACTATGGGCTAACTAAGCTGGAGGGGGAGAGGGAAGTTGCTAGTAGATTGAGCGAGTTCTGTATAGCTAGATCCAGCGTCATTTACGGAGCGAGGCCGGCCTCAGGAAAAACAAACTTTGCGCTATGGGTAATAGAGAAGCTCAGAGGAAATGAAGTCATAGACGTCGTGGTAGACCAGTGGAACTCGCCCACCTTAAACACAAACCTAGCAGAGATGATCCTAGAAGTCGCCGAGAAGAGGCTTACAGGTGTATACCACCTAGCCGGGGCGTCAAGAATTAGCAGATACGACTTCGCAAGACTCTTAGCGGAGACGTTCAATCTAAACCGTGAACTAATAAAACCCGTAACAGCAAGTAAATTAAGCTGGAAGGCAAAGAGGCCTCAGGACTCCTCGCTTGACGTAGGCAAAGCCATGAAGGACCTTGACAACAAACCCCTCGGAATTCTGGACGCCCTAAGAAGGCTGAGAGAGGAGGTAAGCGACCTTTAACGTGAAAGTAGTCCCAGAGCCTGTAAAGGAGGAGGGGTTATGGCGAAGCCTAAGGTCTCCATCCTATGGTTAAACTACAACAGCATGCACGTAATAGACGTCATTAAGGAGTCTTTAAACATGTTGATGTGTATAGAGTACCCAAACTATGAGCTTATACTTGTAGATAACGGCTCTACAGATGGAAGCTCAGAGGTCATCAAGAAACACGTAAAGAGCTATAAGGGAGTGAGGAACCCCTCGAGAATTTGTATCATAAACTTGAGTAGGAACTTTGGTTTTACTGGCGGCGTTAACGTTGCTTATAAGGCCAGAGACTTGACGTCTAAGTACGTTGCTATCGTGAACAATGACGCCATACCCCGTAGGGATTACTTGGGGAGCCTCGTTTCATTTATGGAGAGCCGTGAAGACGTTGGTGCTGTACAAGGTATAGTCTTGAAGCTAGGCAGCCATCAGGAAGTAGATAGTGCCGGGATGTTCATAGATGAATCTATTAGGGTATACAT contains:
- the rfbD gene encoding dTDP-4-dehydrorhamnose reductase, encoding MNVFITGASGLLGSKVAELAAKMGHKVYSGYLTREPSYGTPVRLDVRDEAALRRGFEAARPEVVIHTAALTDVDRCEVDRGLAWSINVKGTENVARLSKGHGAFLIYISTDYVFKGDRGMYKETDEPEPANYYGLTKLEGEREVASRLSEFCIARSSVIYGARPASGKTNFALWVIEKLRGNEVIDVVVDQWNSPTLNTNLAEMILEVAEKRLTGVYHLAGASRISRYDFARLLAETFNLNRELIKPVTASKLSWKAKRPQDSSLDVGKAMKDLDNKPLGILDALRRLREEVSDL